The DNA region TGTTCGCCTCCCTGATCCTTTACCTGAAACAACAAAAACAGATTATGTGCTCCTCGGCTGGTATACAGATTCTGAATTTGCAAATGAAGCTAAGGCTGGTGCAGATATCGATGATGACATCACACTCTACGCAAAGTGGAGAGAGGTTGTTCTTTCTGATTTCCTCAAACAGGTTGATGAAACCACATACGAAATCTCGACAGATAAAGAATATGCAGCTTTTGCTGATTATGTAAATAAGAATCATGACTGTGCAGGTCTGACTTTTATTCTGACAAACGATATAAAAACAAATAAAATTGTAGGTACAGCAGAGACCAAATCGTCAGGAACAACGCAGACAAGACCTTTTAGCGGTACATTTGACGGTGCAGGTCATACACTTAATGTTGACATTACTGATAACAGTACTCAGGGGGCAGCGCCTTTCCGCTACATAAAAAATGCGGTTATTAAAAATCTCAGAGTTACAGGTACAGTAAACAGCGATAAGCATCATGCGGCCGGACTCATAGGTTTTACAGGACGTGTGAACCAAAGCGAAAGCAAAGTTCTTATTGAAAACTGTATAGTTTCCACTACGGTAAACGGCGGTCAGTATGCCGGTGGTGTTGTAGGACACACTCTTTCCTCTACAGTTACATATGATGGCTGTGTATTTGATGGTATAATTAACGGAAATAATAATGCTACACTTGGAGCTATTCAAGGCTGGGCAGACAAAAATTCAATAAGTACAGTGAATAATTGCCTCTATATCATACATGAGGGACAGGCAACAAAAAATCTTTCATTTGTAGAAGTTGCTACATTTGGAGGAAAGGCTACAGTAACGGGAAGCTATAAGACAGTAGCTACAAAAGATACAAATGCGTCTCTTTCACATACAATAGAATGTGCAGAGGACATATCACTTGATCTTGGTGAAAGTAAAAAGTCATTTGACTATAAAGGAATCAAGGTCTATGAAAACGCTGTACAGTACAATGGAAAGATCTATGGCGCAGAAGGAAAGACATTTAAGCTTACAGCTAAACCGGAACTTAATCTGGTAAAACTGCTGGTTAATAATGAAGAAGTTAATTTTGATAAAGATAACCTTTCATTTGTGATGCCAAAGGCTAATGCTAAGGTAAGTCCTGAGTACATTACAGTAACTTTTGATACTCCTGACGGCCTGATTTACAGTGGAAAGGAACAGAAACTCCTTACAGTTACAGGTGATCTTGACGCGGGCATTAAGGCATGGTACGCAGTCAGCCCTTCAGGTGAGAAAGCTCCGGAAATTGAAAACAAGAAAAAACCGTGATGCTTACAATCGTATTCAGGCTGAAAAGTATGATGCATATGAAGGAAGTAACGGCGAAAAAACATATGGCCATTATGCACCTGGAGATTATCCTAACTCAACATGGTCTGATGACGGTGTTTTAGGTTGGATCGAAAAAGGCGATACAGCAGTTTATAAAGATGTTGTTTTTGGCGAAGATAAAAAAGAGCAGAATGTTATTATACGTTATTCAAGCGGTGGTTCTGCTACGCAGGTAAGCATCTGGATTGATGGAAAGAATGCTGAATCCGGTGGAACCAAAATCAAAACTCTTACGCTTCCAAACACGACTAAATGGGAAGTACCTAATATAGTAAATGAAACCTTAGATGTAAATGTTACAGGAAAGCATAATGTATATCTTGTTTTTGATGTAACAGGATTAAACGTTGACTACTTTGCATTTACAGGCACAGAGTGGAAAGAAGAACTTCCTTCAGCAGTTGATGCCGGTACATACGAAGTTAAGTGCAAACTTGTTGACGCTGATAACAAGGTAAAGTACTTAGGCACTTTTGAAAATACTATCGCAAAGAAGAACATTGGTATTGTCAAGGCAACTGTAGAAAAGGTCTATGACGGTAAAGCATTTGATGCGAAGGCATTTGATTATTATGTTTCTGATGATACCAAGTGTGATGCTGCAGAATTAGCTGCACTGCTTGATGACGCTAAGACGAAGGCTGCTGTTACTTTTGCAAAATCAGAAGACGGTTCAGAAGGAGACGGCAAGATTGCTGGTACTTATAAAGCTGACATTTCAATAGAAAACCCTAATTATGAAGTGGTTACACTTAAGGAAATGAAGGCAGTTATAAACAAGGCTGATCTTAAGCCTGAAGCACCTTCAGAACGTACTGCAACATATGGTCAGAAGCTCAGTGAGATCGCACTCCCTGAAGCTGAAAACGGAAAATGGTCATGGGATGCAGCAGCAGAAACTACTGTTGGCACAGCCGGATCACACAAATTCACTGCAGTATTTACTCCGAATGATACTAATAATTATGTTAAGGTTTCAAAGGACGTTACAGTTAATGTAGCAAAGGCTGATGGTACTGTCAAGGAAGCACCGTCAGCTGCAGGTATAGTTTACGAAAAGTCACTTGCTGACAGCAAACTTACAGGTGGTACTGTACTGTTCGGCGAGAAACCTGTTAAGGGAACATTCGCATGGAAGGACGGTACGGTTAAGCCTTCAGTTGCAGATGGTGGAAAGACAAAGTATGCTGTAGTATTTACTCCTGAGGATAATAATAACTTCAATACAGCTGCATGCGAGATCACTCTTGCAGTTGCTAAGGCAGAGCCGAAATATGCAATTCCTGAAGGTCTTAAGATTACTTACGGCAAGGCACTTAAGGATGTTACACTTCCGGAAGGCTGGACATGGAATTCTGATGCAGATACAAAGCTTGAAAAACTTGGCGACAATGTATACAAAGCTACATTCACTCCGAAGGATACAGCAAACTATAATACTGTAACCAAGAATCTCACCATATTGGTATACGTTGATAAAACAGCTCTCAAGAAGGCAATCAGTGATACAGAAGCGTATACAAAGAAATTTGATGAAGAATACCATACTCGTATATTCAAGGATCTGAACAAGGCACTTAAGAATGGTAAGAAGGTAGATGAAAGCCTTACAGTTACTCAGGATCAGATTGATACAGCGACAGCAGATCTTGAAGAAGCTCTTGCTTATGCAGAGAAGCTTGTAAATGAGATTAATCATGTACAGGGACTTATCGATGCTATCGGTGAAATTTCTTACACAGATGAGTGCAAGGCAAAAATCGATGCAGCTAGAGAAGCTTATGATGCACTTCTCTTCAATCAGCAGATGCTTGTAAAGAATTATCAGGTGCTTATTGATGCTGAAAGCGAATACGAGAAGCTCGGTATCGAAAAGTACAGGATCTTCAAGGTTTCCGGCCAGGCAGCCACACACACTGAATCAGGTCTGAAGACATACTGGAAGCAGGATGGCTTCAATTACGAGGATGACAAGTGTACAAAGAAGATAGATGATCTTGAAACATGGATCGTTATCCCTGCTGAAGGTCATAACTGGGGCGAATGGGTGACCAAGAACCCAGCTACATGTACAGAATCCGGTCTTGCAGTTAGAACCTGTGAAGATGACGGTGCTACTGAAACCAAGGTTATCCCGGCAACTGGCGAACATAAGTTCGGCGAGTGGAAAGTAAAGAAGGCACCAACATGCACAGAAAACGGAATCGAAGAAAGAGTATGTGCAGAATGCGGCAAGACTGAAACCCGTGAGATCAAGGCTGCTGGCGAACACAAGTATGGCAAACCAGTTTACACATGGTCAGAAGACGGCAAGAGCTGTACAGCAACAGCGGTTTGTGAGACAGATAAGAAGTCTGCAGTAACAGAGACAGCTGAGATCACAAGTGCAGTGAAGACAGCGGCAACATGTGATAAGGCAGGTGTAACAACCTACACAGCGAAGTTCAAGAATGAGCTCTTCAGCGCCCAGACAAAGGACGTAGAAGATATTCCTGCTATTGGACATAAATATAGCGACTGGACAGTTGCTAAGGAAGCAACTTGTGACGAAGATGGCACTGAAATAAGAAAGTGCGAACACTGCGGTAATGAAGAAACTCGCGCAGTTCTGGCAACAGGTCATGAATTAGGTGAATGGAAAGTTACAAAGGCTGCAACATGTGAAGAAAACGGTATCGAAACAAGATACTGTACACATGATGACGGTACACTTGAAACACGCGAGATCAAGGCGAACGGTCATGAGTTTGGCGAATGGACAGTATCAAAGAAGGCTACTTGTGAAGAAGATGGTCTTGAAATAAGAAAGTGTGCACACTGTGGCAAGGAAGAAACAAGGGCTGTTCCGGCTTTAGGACATAAGTTCAGCGACTGGAAAACTGTTGCAAAATTAACAGATGAAACAGACGGTCTTGAAGTGAGAACATGTGAGCACTGCGGCAGAGAAGAAGCACGTGCAACTCTGGCACCTGGTCATGCATTTGGTGAATGGGTTGTAACAGAGGAAGCAACCTGTGAAAAGACTGGTATCGAAACAAGAAATTGTGATCATGATGACGGATCATTCGAAACACGTGAGATCAAGCCATTAGGTCATAAGTACGGTGAATGGACAGTATCTAAGGCAGCAACCTGTGAAGAAGACGGTCTTGAAGTCAGAGTATGCGAACACTGTGGCAAGAAAGAAACAAGAGCTCTTCCGGCAACAGGTCATAAGCTCGGTGAATGGACTGTTTACAGAGAAGCAACCTGCAGTACTGAAGGTATTGAAGTAAGAAAATGTGAACACTGCGATAAGGAAGAGACAAGATCAATTCCAGCAGCAGAACACAAGTTCGGAAACTGGACAGTAACTAAGGAAGCAACCTGTGATACTGATGGTCTTGAAGTTAGTGTATGTGAAATCTGCGGCATAGAGGAAACAAGAGTAGTTCCGGCAACAGGTCATAAGTTCGGTGAATGGACAGTATCAAAGGCAGTAACTGATGAGACTGACGGATATGAGACCAGAAAGTGCGAAGTCTGCGGTAAGGAAGAGATTCGTGCGGTAATGGCACCAGGTCATGAACTCGGCGAATGGAAAGTTACAAAGGAAGCAACCTGTGAAGAAAACGGTATTGAAACAAGATACTGTAATCATGATGACGGAACATTCGAAACACGTGATATTAAGGCTATTGGTCATAAGTTTGGTGACTGGACTGTAACAAAGGCTGCAACATGTGATGAAAACGGAATCGAAAGCAGAATTTGTGAGCACTGCGGTAAGGAAGAAACAAGAGTTCTTCCGGCAGTTGGCCATAAGTACGGCTTACCTGTTTACACATGGTCAGAAGATGGCAAGACTTGCACAGCAACAGTAACCTGTGAAAACGACAAGACACATGTGATTACAGAAAAGGCAACTGTAACTGCTGAAGTCAAGACAGCAGCAACATGCGATAAGACTGGCGTAACAACATACACAGCGAAGTTTGAAAATAAATTATTCAGTACTAAGACCAAGGATGTAACTGATATCCCTGCAACAGGCGAACACAAGTTCAGCGAATGGAAAGTTAAGAAGGCTGCAACATGTACAGAAGCAGGAATCGAAGAAAGATTCTGCACAGAGTGCGGAAAGACTGAAACACGTGAAATTCCTGCACTCGGTCACAAGCTTGGAGCACCTGTATACACATGGTCAGCAGACGGCAAGACATGTACTGCAACAGCAACATGCGAAAACGACAAGACTTACGTAGTAACAGAAACAGCTAAGATCACAAGCGTTGTCGCTGCAGCAGCAACATGTGACAAGGCTGGAGTTACAACATACACAGCATCATTTGAAAACAAGCTGTTCAGCACTCAGACAAAGGACGTTGCTGATATCCCGGCAACAGGCGAACATAAGTTCGGCGGCTGGCATGTAACCATTACAGCAAATGCAGAACATGACGGAACCAAGGAACATAAGTGTGAGGTCTGCGGTCTTACAGAAACAGCTTCTACTTCATATGACTATCATGAAAGTGCAGATGAAGTAACAGATCCTGA from Ruminococcus sp. HUN007 includes:
- a CDS encoding carbohydrate-binding protein; the protein is MKTRKNRDAYNRIQAEKYDAYEGSNGEKTYGHYAPGDYPNSTWSDDGVLGWIEKGDTAVYKDVVFGEDKKEQNVIIRYSSGGSATQVSIWIDGKNAESGGTKIKTLTLPNTTKWEVPNIVNETLDVNVTGKHNVYLVFDVTGLNVDYFAFTGTEWKEELPSAVDAGTYEVKCKLVDADNKVKYLGTFENTIAKKNIGIVKATVEKVYDGKAFDAKAFDYYVSDDTKCDAAELAALLDDAKTKAAVTFAKSEDGSEGDGKIAGTYKADISIENPNYEVVTLKEMKAVINKADLKPEAPSERTATYGQKLSEIALPEAENGKWSWDAAAETTVGTAGSHKFTAVFTPNDTNNYVKVSKDVTVNVAKADGTVKEAPSAAGIVYEKSLADSKLTGGTVLFGEKPVKGTFAWKDGTVKPSVADGGKTKYAVVFTPEDNNNFNTAACEITLAVAKAEPKYAIPEGLKITYGKALKDVTLPEGWTWNSDADTKLEKLGDNVYKATFTPKDTANYNTVTKNLTILVYVDKTALKKAISDTEAYTKKFDEEYHTRIFKDLNKALKNGKKVDESLTVTQDQIDTATADLEEALAYAEKLVNEINHVQGLIDAIGEISYTDECKAKIDAAREAYDALLFNQQMLVKNYQVLIDAESEYEKLGIEKYRIFKVSGQAATHTESGLKTYWKQDGFNYEDDKCTKKIDDLETWIVIPAEGHNWGEWVTKNPATCTESGLAVRTCEDDGATETKVIPATGEHKFGEWKVKKAPTCTENGIEERVCAECGKTETREIKAAGEHKYGKPVYTWSEDGKSCTATAVCETDKKSAVTETAEITSAVKTAATCDKAGVTTYTAKFKNELFSAQTKDVEDIPAIGHKYSDWTVAKEATCDEDGTEIRKCEHCGNEETRAVLATGHELGEWKVTKAATCEENGIETRYCTHDDGTLETREIKANGHEFGEWTVSKKATCEEDGLEIRKCAHCGKEETRAVPALGHKFSDWKTVAKLTDETDGLEVRTCEHCGREEARATLAPGHAFGEWVVTEEATCEKTGIETRNCDHDDGSFETREIKPLGHKYGEWTVSKAATCEEDGLEVRVCEHCGKKETRALPATGHKLGEWTVYREATCSTEGIEVRKCEHCDKEETRSIPAAEHKFGNWTVTKEATCDTDGLEVSVCEICGIEETRVVPATGHKFGEWTVSKAVTDETDGYETRKCEVCGKEEIRAVMAPGHELGEWKVTKEATCEENGIETRYCNHDDGTFETRDIKAIGHKFGDWTVTKAATCDENGIESRICEHCGKEETRVLPAVGHKYGLPVYTWSEDGKTCTATVTCENDKTHVITEKATVTAEVKTAATCDKTGVTTYTAKFENKLFSTKTKDVTDIPATGEHKFSEWKVKKAATCTEAGIEERFCTECGKTETREIPALGHKLGAPVYTWSADGKTCTATATCENDKTYVVTETAKITSVVAAAATCDKAGVTTYTASFENKLFSTQTKDVADIPATGEHKFGGWHVTITANAEHDGTKEHKCEVCGLTETASTSYDYHESADEVTDPENKPGEIRNITEPETNACSGTIEVTDKKEILDTFPLTNEECDQVENGKDIGLKLEVTDISGNEGVKEKADEAVKDTVGENGVVAAVLDVSIHKYIDGQDAGRVTQLNKVLKVYIDLPAGLYKEGRTFYVVREHEGKYEALPLTLVSETSAYFESDQYSQFYIVYTEAHEHEFGEWKTSQNASWLHRGYEERTCECGEKETRRVEESWTEWLIGAVGRRLRNLFR